The Acidovorax sp. RAC01 genomic sequence CGTTTGCCGCCATTGCCATCCACCGCCGGCTGCTGTGGTACAGCGTGCCCTCGCAGGCCTTGCAGGTGCTGCCGCTGTTTGCGCTGGCCCATGCCATCGAGCTGCTGCTGCGGCTGGTGTCGGGCGGCATCTTCCCGGGATGGTGGATTTTTCTCGCGCCCCTGCTGGAGGCCGTACTGTGGCCCATGGCCAGCTGGGTGCTGCTGGCGCCGCAGCGCCGCCCGCCCGACAGCGACCAGAACCGGCCCCTGTGATCCCATGCCGAGCGACCCCATGAACCTGCCCCGTTGCGCCGCATGCTGCGTGCACGCGCGCGCGGTTTCCGGGGCTGGGCCGCGGAGGGCAGCGCAATGACCGAACTGGGCAGCAGCGAAGCCAGTGCATCGCGCTTTCGGTGGCGCATCATTGTTCTTGGAGTGGTCGTGCTGCTGGCCTTTGGGCTGGTGGCTGCGCGGCTGGTGTACCTGCAGGTGGTGCGGCACGAAGACCTGGCTGCGCAGGCCGAAAGCAACCGCACGGCAGTGGTGCCCATCGTGCCCAACCGCGGGCTGATCCTGGATCGCAATGGCGTGGTGCTGGCCACCAACTATTCGGCCTACACGCTGGAGATCACGCCCTCGCGCGCGGGCAACCTCGACGAGACCATCGACCAGCTCGCCAAGGTGGTGGACATCCAGTCACGCGACCGCCGCCGCTTCAAGCGGCTGATGGATGAGTCGCGCAACTTCGAATCGCTGCCCATTCGCACCCGCCTGACCGACCAGGAGGTCGCCCGCTTCACTGCCCAGCGCTACCGCTTTCCGGGCGTGGACATCAAGGCCCGGCTGTTTCGCAACTACCCGCTGGGCGATGTGGGAGCGCATGCCATCGGCTACATCGGGCGCATCAACCAGGCCGAGAAGGCGCGCATCCAGGACACCGAGGACGAGGCCAACTACCGCGGTACCGAATACATCGGCAAGCTGGGCATCGAGCAGAGCTTTGAGTCGGCGCTGCACGGCTTTACCGGCGTGGAGCAGATGGAGACCTCGGCCGGCGGGCGTGCGGTGCGCAAGCTCTCCAGCCACGCCGCCACGCCGGGCGACAGCGTGATGCTGTCGATCGATATCAAGCTGCAAAAGCTGATCGAGGAGATGTATGGCGAGCGCCGCGGCGCGCTGGTGGCGATGGACCCGCGCAACGGCGAGATCCTGGCGCTGGTGAGCAAGCCCACGTTCGACCCCAACCTGTTCGTCGAGGGCATCGACGTGGAGAACTGGCAGGCGCTCAACGAGTCGATCGACAAGCCGCTGCTCAACCGCGCACTGCGCGGCACGTACCCGCCGGGCTCCACCTACAAGCCGTTCATGGCGCTGGCCGCCCTGCAGCTGAACAAGCGTGCACCCAGCGTGATCGTGAACGACCCCGGTTTCTATACCTTTGGCGGCCACACCTTCCGCAGCCACGAAGGCGGCCTGGGCGGGGTGGACATGCACCGCGCCATCCAGCAGTCGAGCAACACGTATTTCTATTCGCTGGCCGTGGAGATGGGCGTGGACGCCATCCACGACTTCATGAAACCGCTGGGCTTTGGCCAGGTCACGGGGATCGATCTGAACGGTGAATTGCGCGGCACCCTGCCCAGCACCGAGTGGAAGCGCAATGCCTACAAGCGCCCCGACATGAAGCGCTGGTACCCGGGCGAGACGGTGTCGCTGGGCATCGGTCAGGGCTACAACAACTTCACCATGCTGCAGCTGGCGCTGGCGCAGGCCACCATGGCCAACGGCGGCGTACGCTACCGCCCGCACGTGGCCAAGGCCATCAAGAATGCCGTGACCGGCGCGGTGACCGAGATCGAGCAGCCCCCGGGCGAAAACCTGGGCTACGCCCCGCGCAATGTCGAGATCGTGCGCAACGCCATGGTGGCCGTGAACAAGGGTGGCACCGGCACGCGCGTGTTTGCCGGCGCGCCCTACACCTCGGGCGGCAAGACGGGCACCGCGCAGGCCATGAGCCTGGGCCAGAACGTCAAGTACAACGCCAAGGCGCTGGAAGAGCACCAGCGCGACCATTCGCTGTACGCTGCCTTCGCCCCGGCAGAGAACCCGACCATCGTGATTGCCGCCATCGTGGAGAACGCCGGTTTCGGGGCTGCGCACGCCGCCCCCATTGCCCGCCGCGTGTTCGACTACTGGCTGCTGGGCGACTACCCCAGCGAAGAAGACCTGGCAGCGGTGCAAAAGGGCCAGGCGTCCGCCCCCATTGGCAAGCCGCGCAAGGCGGTGGATGTGCCGCTGGCAGCGCCTTGATTCAAAAACAATAGCACCCCAGGCAACAGATACCTGCGCCGAGGCCCGTTTGGGCTCGGAAAGCTTGCTGGGAGCCGTTCAGGGAGGCACCTGAAGCGGCAGGCAAGCGTCTGTGATGTGCTGAATATCAAAAATGATAGCAACAAGTGCTTTGCAGTCAAGCCCTGGAGGCATTTTCGATTGATATTTCGCCGTGGGGATGTGCTGCAGCAGGCCGTGACGGACACTTCGCCCACTTCGCCCACTTCGCCCACTTGGGTCGCTTTGATCGCAGAAACCGCGCGTCCCGTCTGCACGCGGCGAACGCGTCCCGCTCAGGCCCGCGCCGGGAGTCGGCGCCGCGCCGGTGCGATCTGGCTGAACACCAGCGCCGCCACGATCAGCGTGGCCCCGGCCAGACCGGCCCAGCCCAGCCGTTCGCCCAGCAGTGCCCAGGCAGTGAGGGCGGCAAACACGGGCTCCAGTCCGAAGACGATGGCGCTGCGCATGGCGTCCACCCGCTGCTGGCCCCAGGCCTGCAGGCTCACCACCACCACGCTGGCCAGCAGGCCCAGGTACAGCAGGGCCAGCAAGGCATCGGCAGGCAGGTCGGCTGCGGCGCGCAGCCAGTCCATGTTGCCGCTATGCGCCAGCAGCAGCACTGTGGCCGCCAGCGCCATCACCGTGGCCTGCGCAGCGGCCATGCGTGTGGCGCGCAGCGGCTGGGCGGCGTTGCGCCGGGCGCATTCCTCCAGCGCCAGGATGTACAGCGCGTAGAACACCGTGCTGGTCAGCGTCAGCGTATCGCCCAGGTTCCACGGCTCGTTCTCGTGGAACATCAGTGCCATGCCCGCCAGCGCCATGGCGCACGCCGCCCACAGCCGCCAGCCGTAGCGCCGGCCCAGCAGCGCCATGGCCATCAGCGGCACCACCAGCACGTTGAGCCCGGTCACAAAA encodes the following:
- a CDS encoding DMT family transporter — encoded protein: MKPERLGLLALLVVTVVWGTTFPAMKLLSAHLGALQIICLRFVIALAVLAPLWWGMRRPERLWGCGLGLLLFLAFWLQIEGLARTSSNRNAFVTGLNVLVVPLMAMALLGRRYGWRLWAACAMALAGMALMFHENEPWNLGDTLTLTSTVFYALYILALEECARRNAAQPLRATRMAAAQATVMALAATVLLLAHSGNMDWLRAAADLPADALLALLYLGLLASVVVVSLQAWGQQRVDAMRSAIVFGLEPVFAALTAWALLGERLGWAGLAGATLIVAALVFSQIAPARRRLPARA
- the mrdA gene encoding penicillin-binding protein 2, with the translated sequence MTELGSSEASASRFRWRIIVLGVVVLLAFGLVAARLVYLQVVRHEDLAAQAESNRTAVVPIVPNRGLILDRNGVVLATNYSAYTLEITPSRAGNLDETIDQLAKVVDIQSRDRRRFKRLMDESRNFESLPIRTRLTDQEVARFTAQRYRFPGVDIKARLFRNYPLGDVGAHAIGYIGRINQAEKARIQDTEDEANYRGTEYIGKLGIEQSFESALHGFTGVEQMETSAGGRAVRKLSSHAATPGDSVMLSIDIKLQKLIEEMYGERRGALVAMDPRNGEILALVSKPTFDPNLFVEGIDVENWQALNESIDKPLLNRALRGTYPPGSTYKPFMALAALQLNKRAPSVIVNDPGFYTFGGHTFRSHEGGLGGVDMHRAIQQSSNTYFYSLAVEMGVDAIHDFMKPLGFGQVTGIDLNGELRGTLPSTEWKRNAYKRPDMKRWYPGETVSLGIGQGYNNFTMLQLALAQATMANGGVRYRPHVAKAIKNAVTGAVTEIEQPPGENLGYAPRNVEIVRNAMVAVNKGGTGTRVFAGAPYTSGGKTGTAQAMSLGQNVKYNAKALEEHQRDHSLYAAFAPAENPTIVIAAIVENAGFGAAHAAPIARRVFDYWLLGDYPSEEDLAAVQKGQASAPIGKPRKAVDVPLAAP